From a region of the Marasmius oreades isolate 03SP1 chromosome 7, whole genome shotgun sequence genome:
- a CDS encoding uncharacterized protein (CAZy:PL1), whose translation MFALYVFWLSLAFVCSVAGQDGYASLNGGTTGGAGGTTTTVSAAAAFETAIKSDARKTVFLKGPITLSSHLRVGNNTSILGVGTSGVINGGGIEINAKSNVIVRNLVFVKVEGNDGITIQKGAHNIWVDHNEFFSDLDHGFDFYDGQVDITHASDYVTVSYNYFHDHYKSSLVGGDPNGGKEDTGKYHLTYHHNHWKNVHTRTPGVVHLSDPVSFPKHPVNEKFQIAMRFGHVHVYNNFMENVVSQGIHSRSFNQVLIEGNVFVNSTEPVSTYGFVIPDDSPENPAGDFEPDGFANFGAANDFGGGKNNVTATGNFTSVPYNYSLTPLANVQTLVLANAGVGKI comes from the exons ATGTTCGCGCTCTATGTTTTCTGGCTTTCGCTTGCTTTTGTCTGCTCAGTAGCTGGGCAGGATGGCTACGCCTCATTGAATGGAGGTACAACTGGTGGCGCTGGTGGTACAACTACAACCGTGTCTGCTGCTGCAGCTTTCGAGACCGCTATCAAG TCGGATGCGCGAAAGACAGTGTTTTTGAAGGGCCCAATCACACTATCGTCTCATTTGAGAGTTG GAAACAATACGTCTATCCTAGGTGTTGGAACCTCGGGCGTTATCAACGGGGGAGGTATCGAAATCAACGCGAAGTCCAATGTCATAGTCCGCAACTTGGTCTTCGTCAAGGTCGAAGGAAACGATGGGATTACAATCCAGAAAGGGGCTCATAATATTTGGGTTGATCATAACGAATTCTTCAGTGATCTGGACCATGGCTTCGACTTCTACGACGGTCAAGTTGATATAACTCATGCATCCGACTACGTTACGGTATCGTATAATTATTTCCATGACCACTACAAG TCATCCCTGGTGGGAGGCGACCCCAACGGCGGCAAGGAAG ACACCGGGAAATACCACCTCACATA CCACCACAATCACTGGAAGAACGTTCATACCCGGACTCCAGGTGTGGTTCATCTTTCCGATCCCGTTTCATTTCCGAAACACCCCGTTAATGAAAAGTTCCAAATAGCCATGCGTTTCGGACACGTACATGTGTACAACAACTTCATGGAGAATGTCGTATCTCAAGGCATACACTCTCGGAGTTTCAATCAGGTATTGATTGAAGGAAATGTGTTTGTCAACTCTACAGAACCCG TGTCAACCTATGGCTTTGTGATTCCAGACGACTCTCCAGAGAACCCTGCAGGGGATTTTGAGCCTGATGGATTTGCTAATTTCGGTGCGG CCAACGACTTCGGAGGTGGAAAGAACAATGTCACGGCTACTGGAAACTTTACTTCAGTGCCGTACAACTATTCTCTGACCCCGCTGGCCAATGTGCAAACGTTGGTATTGGCTAATGCTGGAGTCGGAAAGATCTGA
- a CDS encoding uncharacterized protein (BUSCO:EOG09260OCI) has product MAPFLFPRSVLSGFKERIESLLIQGDRLYVGTATGSLHVYGVDNEPAEESGEILSLVEVKKNLTRKSIELLGFIKDINSLVVLSESTVTLYPLPGFSPPTVLSNAKAAFSFAIHTCVQHLLPDGSAEVAFTKSSKRSIPTLLTRLVVGCRRKVVIYSWKDGDAQEVKEYALPHSPRVISFIDDDHACFAYPANEYAIFSLDKLTATEVTMPLPAAGGPSTIGTLSGLTGYMTLGLGAKAKPGVVRLNDDDTLILRDNEGIVIGKDAKPTGRNAAVWTTPPEEIAFLKPYLFSVLPAGSLPISEMKASAEISQATQMISTTAVQIRSSISFLPTQTYIYPFTQDKPSTPPSITPAVGNATIRLLTPSTAPKSHIYLITTPTDRTAAANDGSTIWQIWMKPWAEQIDELVQSSQYADALKLLDTIEEAVLPDKDKRHTLIRMLNAVTLFRDRQFDQAIDEFIELNVNPAKVLALYPESISGRLSVPPENWITLYGGPASPAPVDDTQSTKSSNPDNNDKEQNIEQGINVSQDWSTSGPSYEKTVSTSISAASDLLENLNLGLQTGTGTLRGRLKNQLGAFMGGAVATQKDDDTASIRSNQSNRQAKPKSTIVDSIHNDLKKSVENLIRFLADRRPHLAGALKAVGITPTDQAHSIAPLSDTPVEELYATPSIQLSALTPQQLLRNAQIVDTALFKSYLMVRPSLAGSLFRIANWCEVEEVEGILRERQMFHELRDLYHQKKMHRKALDLLRQLGEKEQDMETRLDASIQYLRKLGPEYLDQIFESSHWLFQQDSSMALEVFKSEDVELPRRAVADYLENVDPNLCARYLEYLIHEREEVSPEFHDRIAELYSKMTIAARKRGDEGSRKELYDKLLKFINTTHLYQVDRLYGLLSSEDLYEARAILLGRLGRHDQALELYVYRLREYFKAEEYCKRHYKANSPTSNVFLTLLRIYLRPTVKTNVNLLQPALELISRHSPRLDTIEALQLLPQLVTIQELRTFLIDGLRIPVFDAHMMRSVSKARNDQLSRSLIALQARRVKVTDSRICPQCSKRIGNSVIAVHSPRGEVTHHYCREAFARKQNPNLKY; this is encoded by the exons ATGGCACCCTTCTTGTTTCCGAGATCAGTGTTGTCAGGTTTTAAAGAGCGTATCGAATCCCTCTTGATTCAAG GTGACAGGCTATATGTCGGGACTGCTACGGGGAGCCTTCACGTATACGGCGTGGATAATGAACCAGCAGAGGAATCGGGGGAAATATTGTCGTTGGTGgaagtgaagaagaacctgacAAGAAAGTCTATTGAGCTATTGGGATTCATCAAGGACATCAATTCTCTGGTTGTTCTTTCCG AGTCTACCGTGACCTTGTACCCATTACCTGGTTTTTCCCCTCCCACCGTTCTCAGCAATGCCAAAGCCGCGTTTTCTTTCGCTATACATACGTGTGTCCAACATCTCTTGCCCGACGGCTCTGCAGAAGTGGCGTTCACCAAATCTTCCAAGAGATCCATACCAACGTTGTTGACTCGTCTTGTCGTTGGATGTCGAAGGAAGGTCGTCATCTACTCCTGGAAGGACGGGGACGCTCAGGAAGTCAAG GAATACGCTTTACCCCATTCACCTCGAGTCATTTCATTCATTGACGATGATCACGCATGTTTCGCCTATCCAGCGAACGAATATGCCATTTTTTCGCTCGATAAATTAACTGCAACAGAGGTCACTATGCCGTTACCGGCTGCTGGTGGACCTTCGACCATAGGGACTCTCAGCGGATTAACAGGGTATATGACTCTTGGTCTTGGTGCTAAAGCTAAGCCTGGCGTGGTCCGTCTAAACGATGATGATACCCTCATCTTGAGAGACA ATGAGGGCATCGTAATTGGAAAGGACGCAAAACCTACCGGACGCAATGCAGCTGTCTGGACAACACCCCCTGAAGAGATAG CGTTTCTCAAGCCATACCTGTTCTCGGTACTTCCTGCAGGTTCATTGCCCATCTCAGAAATGAAAGCCTCGGCAGAAATTTCCCAGGCGACGCAGATGATATCCACAACTGCAGTGCAAATAAGATCGTCGATATCATTTCTTCCTACCCAAACATATATATATCCGTTCACTCAAGACAAGCCGTCTACACCGCCATCCATCACACCAGCCGTTGGTAACGCAACCATACGGTTACTTACACCCTCCACTGCACCGAAATCCCATATCTATCTCATCACCACCCCTACGGACAGAACAGCGGCTGCAAACGATGGGAGCACGATCTGGCAGATCTGGATGAAACCGTGGGCTGAACAAATAGACGAACTCGTCCAGTCAAGTCAATATGCCGATGCTCTGAAACTTTTAGACACAATTGAGGAGGCTGTTTTACCGGACAAG GATAAACGCCATACATTGATCCGTATGTTGAACGCTGTGACACTCTTTCGAGATCGTCAATTCGATCAAGCCATTGATGAATTTATCGAACTCAATGTGAATCCCGCTAAAGTTCTAGCTTTGTATCCTGAATCGATTTCAGGCCGCCTTTCAGTTCCTCCCGAGAACTGGATAACCCTGTACGGCGGCCCCGCTTCGCCGGCTCCGGTGGATGATACCCAGTCTACCAAGTCGTCTAATCCCGATAACAATGACAAGGAGCAGAATATTGAACAAGGAATAAACGTTTCCCAAGATTGGAGCACCAGTGGACCATCGTATGAAAAAACAGTCTCAACGTCTATATCCGCGGCGTCTGACCTGTTGGAGAACTTGAACCTGGGATTgcaaacaggaacaggaacttTACGTGGACGGTTGAAAAATCAACTCGGAGCTTTTATGGGAGGAGCCGTAGCCACACAGAAGGACGATGATACTGCGTCAATTCGATCTAATCAGTCGAATCGTCAAGCAAAGCCAAAATCAACTATTGTCGATAGCATTCATA ACGATCTAAAAAAATCCGTCGAGAATCTCATACGGTTTTTAGCCGACCGACGTCCTCATCTCGCTGGAGCACTGAAAGCGGTGGGTATAACGCCAACTGATCAAGCTCATTCCATCGCTCCCTTATCAGACACTCCGGTTGAGGAGCTATATGCTACGCCGAGCATCCAACTTTCAGCGCTTACACCACAGCAACTGCTTCGAAATGCACAAATCGTTGACACTGCCTTGTTCAAGTCGTATCTGATGGTCAGGCCTTCATTAGCCGGGTCTCTGTTCCGTATTGCCAATTGGTGTGAAGTCGAGGAGGTGGAAGGGATACTACGAGAGCGGCAG atgttccacgaattgaggGACCTTTATCACCAGAAGAAGATGCATCGCAAAGCTTTAGACCTCCTTCGTCA ACTTGGTGAGAAGGAACAAGACATGGAAACTCGGCTCGATGCGTCAATTCAATATCTCAGGAAACTCGGTCCGGAATATCTGGATCAGATATTTGAATCTTCTCACTGGCTATTCCAGCAAGACTCTAGCATGGCATTAGAG GTCTTCAAATCCGAAGATGTGGAATTACCTCGACGAGCGGTGGCCGACTATCTCGAGAACGTGGACCCTAATCTCTGTGCTCGATACTTGGAGTACCTCATTCACGAACGAGAGGAGGTTTCGCCCGAGTTTCACGATAGGATTGCCGAGCTCTACTCCAAGATGACGATAGCAGCAAGAAAGCGTGGGGACGAGG GGTCTCGCAAAGAACTTTACGACAAGCTACTGAAGTTCATCAATACGACGCATCTCTACCAAGTAGACCGGCTGTACGGACTGCTCTCTTCTGAAG ATCTTTATGAAGCTCGCGCAATCTTACTGGGAAGATTAGGCCGTCACGATCAAGCCCTTGAGCTCTACGTATATCGGCTTCGCGAGTACTTCAAAGCGGAGGA ATACTGCAAACGTCACTACAAGGCGAATTCTCCAACGAGCAACGTGTTCCTCACTCTCCTTCGAATATACCTCCGGCCAACTGTCAAGACCAACGTGAACCTCTTACAGCCCGCTCTCGAACTGATCAGTCGTCATAGTCCGCGTCTCGACACCATAGAAGCTTTGCAACTCCTTCCTCAGCTGGTGACGATACAAGAGTTGAGAACGTTCTTAATCGACGGTTTGAGGATACCGGTGTTCGATGCGCATATGATGCGGTCTGTTAGCAAGGCGAGGAATGACCAACTGTCGAGGTCACTCATAGCGTTACAGGCACGGAGGGTAAAGGTTACGGATAGTCGGAT TTGTCCTCAGTGTAGCAAACGGATAGGCAATAGTGTGATAGCAGTTCATAGTCCTAG AGGGGAGGTCACTCACCATTACTGTAGAGAGGCGTTCGCGCGGAAGCAAAACCCGAACTTGAAGTATTGA